The following is a genomic window from Hyla sarda isolate aHylSar1 unplaced genomic scaffold, aHylSar1.hap1 scaffold_199, whole genome shotgun sequence.
tgtacggtgcagagccgtgtgtgtatacagtgtacggtgcagagccgtgtgtgtatacagtgtacggtgcggagccgtgtgtgtatacagtgtacggtgcggagccgtgtgtgtatacagtgtacggtgcggagccgtgtgtgtatacagtgtacggtgcggagccgtgtgtatatacagtgtacggtgcggagccgtgtgtgtatacggtgtacggtgcggagccgtgtgtatatacggtgtacggtgcggagccgtgtgtgtatacagtgtacggtgcggagccgtgtgtatatacagtgtacggtgcggagccgtgtgtatacagtgtacggtgcggagccgcgtgtatatacagtgtgcggtgtggagccgtgtgtatacagtgtacggtgcggagccgtgtgtatatacagtgtacggttcggagccgtgtgtgtatatacagtgtacggtgcggagcagtgtgtatatacagtgtacggtgcggagtcgtgtgtgtatatacggtgtacggtgcggagccgtgtgtgtatacagtgtacggtgcggagcagtgtgtatatacagtgtacggtgcggagccgtgtgtgtatatacggtgtacggtgcggagccgtgtgtgcatacagtgtacggtgcggagccgtgtgtgtatacagtgtacggtgcggagccgtgtgtgtatatacagtgtacggtgcggagccgtgtgtgtatatacggtgtacggtgcggagccgtgtgtatatacagtgtacggtgcggagcagtgtgtatatacagtgtacggtgcggagccgtgtgtgtatatacggtgtacggtgcggagccgtgtgtgtatatacagtgtacggtgcggagccgtgtgtgtatacagtgtacggtgcggagccgcgtgtgtatatacagtgtacggtgcggagccgtgtgtgtatacagtgtacggtgcggagccgcgtgtgtatatacagtgtacggtgcggagccgtgtgtatatacagtgtacggtgcggagccgtgtgtatatacagtgtacggtgcggagccgtgtgtatatacagtgtacggtgcggagccgtgtgtatacagtgtacggtgcggagccgtgtgtgtatacagtgtactgtgcggagcagtgtgtgtatacagtgtacggtgcggagccgtgtgtgtatacagtgtacggtgcggagccgtgtgtatatacagtgtacggtgcggagccgtgtgtatatacagtgtacggtgcggagccgtgtgtatatacagtgtacggtgcggagccgtgtgtatatacagtgtacggtgcggagccgtgtgtatatacagtgtacggtgcggagccgtgtgtatacagtgtacggtgcggagccgtgtgtgtatacagtgtactgtgcggagcagtgtgtgtatacagtgtacggtgcggagccgtgtgtgtatacagtgtacggtgcggagccgtgtgtatatacagtgtacggtgcggagccgtgtgtatatacagtgtacggtgcggagccgtgtgtatatacagtgtacggtgcggagccgtgtgtgtatacagtgtacggtgcggagccgtgtgtatatacagtgtacggtgcggagccgtgtgtatatacagtgtacggtgcggagccgtgtgtatacagtgtacggtgcggagccgtgtgtgtatacagtgtactgtgcggagcagtgtgtgtatacagtgtacggtgcggagccgtgtgtgtatacagtgtaaggtgcggagccgtgtgtatatacagtgtacggtgcggagccgtgtgtgtatacagtgtacggtgcggagccgtgtgtgtatacagtgtacggtgcggagccgtgtgtgtatacagtgtatggtgcggagccgtgtgtgtatacagtgtacggtgcggagccgtgtgtgtatacagtgtacggtgcggagccgtgtgtatatacagtgtacggtgcggagccgtgtgtgtatacagtgtacggtgcggagccgtgtgtgtatatacagtgtacggtgcggagccgtgtgtgtatacagtgtacggtgcggagccgtgtgtgtatacagtgtacggtgcggagccgtgtgtgtatacagtgtaaggtgcggagccgtgtgtatatacggtgtacggtgcggagctgtATTGTCTGGATTCCTGGAAGGagcgatcacatgacccagcCTGACTCCTCCCACACACATGAGGGGTCACATGGCCCAGCCTGACTCCTCCCACACATATGAGCGgtcacatggccatgacatcatcacaggtccttcagcctccAGGATGTAACATCTTGCTCCTGGTTattgtgggacttgtagttctttaTACACCTGTACACAATGCACACAGGGGCTTTATAGAGGGGACAGGACGCCCCCCGAATATATCCTGAAGAGAAGGAAAACTCCAGCGCCGTATATATAGGATCTATAGAGGAATGTCACCGACCACCGAGAGGATCCTAGAGCTCAGCCTGGAGATCATctacctgctgaccggagaggtgagggattgtgggaaatggtcacatgacctcttatctctagggataatacaggacatgaccggagaggtgagggattgtgggaaatggtcacatgacctcttatctctagggataatacaggacatgaccggagaggtgagggattgtgggaaatggtcacatgacttcttatctctagggataatacaggacatgaccggagaggtgagggattgtgggaaatggtcacatgacctcttatctctagggataatacaggacatgaccggagaggtgaggggtctgtatatagggatATTTATCGGGGTCTCTCCATactcaggattacacagtagtgaagaagacatctggagagtgtgtggcccccagcaggtcaggaggatggagcagggcccggggccccatcaCGGAGCCTCCACCTCCCTCACTGATACCTGAGAGGAACAAtgagcagaagatcctagaactcacccacaagatgatggagctgctgactggagaggtgagcgctgctgggaatgctgggacattatacaggaacaCAAGGGatgatgggtctggatgatgactggatcattgtgtgtgtcaggttcctataaggtgtcaggatgtcactgtctatttctccatggaggagtgggagtatatagaaggacacaaggatctgtaccaggacatagtcatgatggaggaccaccggccccgaacatcaccaccgggtaagatatatttattatagaccaccggcccccaacatcaccaccgggtaagatatatttattatacaccaccggccccgaacatcaccactgggtaagatatatttattatagaccaccggccccgaacatcaccactgggtaagatatatttattatagaccatcggccccgaacatcaccactgggtaagatatatttattatagaccaccggcccccaacatcaccactgggtaagatatatttattatagaccaccggcccccaacatcaccactgggtaagatatatttattatagaccaccggcccccaacatcaccactgggtaagatatatttattatagaccaccggcccccaacatcaccaccgggtaagatatatttattatagaccaccggccccgaacatcatcaccgggtaagatatatttattatagaccaccggccccgaacatcaccactgggtaagatatatttattatagaccaccggccccgaacatcaccactgggtaagatatatttattatagaccaccggccccgaacatcaccaccgggtaagatatatttattatagaccaccggccccgaacatcaccaccgggtaaaatatatttattatagaccaccggccccgaacatcaccactgggtaagatatatttattatagaccaccggcccccaacatcaccaccgggtaagatatatttattatagaccaccggcccccaacatcaccaccgggtaagatatatttattatagaccaccggccccgaacatcaccaccgggtaagatatatttattatagaccaccggccccgaacatcaccactgggtaagatatatttattatagaccaccggcccccaacatcaccactgggtaagatatatttattatagaccaccggcccctcacatcaccactgggtaagatatatttattatagaccaccggcccccaacatcaccactgggtaagatatatttattacagaccaccggccccgaacatcaccactgggtaagatatatttattacagaccaccggccccgaacatcaccactgggtaagatatatttattatagaccaccggcccccaacatcaccaccgggtaagatatatttattatagaccaccggccccgaacatcaccactgggtaagatatatttattatagaccaccggccccgaacatcaccactgggtaagatatatttattatagaccaccggccccgaacatcacaactgggtaagatatatttattatagaccaccgggccccaacatcaccactgggtaagatatatttattatagaccaccggccccaaacatcaccaccgggtaagatatatttattatagaccaccggccctgaacatcaccaccgggtaagatatatttattatagaccaccggccccgaacatcaccactgggtaagatatatttattacagaccaccggccccgaacatcaccactgggtaagatatatttattatagaccaccggcccccaacatcaccaccgggtaagatatatttattatagaccaccggccccgaacatcaccactgggtaagatatatttattatagaccaccggccccgaacatcaccactgggtaagatatatttattatagaccaccggccccgaacatcacaactgggtaagatatatttattatagaccaccgggccccaacatcaccactgggtaagatatatttattatagaccaccggccccaaacatcaccaccgggtaagatatatttattatagaccaccggccctgaacatcaccaccgggtaagatatatttattatagaccaccggccccgaacatcaccactgggtaagaggaGACTCTCATTGATGGTAAAGGAGAGAGCAGTATTGGGGGTCCCTAGATCCCCCATCATCTGATCATCTACACAATGTATTCAGTCACTGTGTGTctcctacagatggatccaggaaGAGGAACCCACCAGAGAGATGTCCTGCTCCTCTGGATTCCCAGAACTGTCCGAGAGGAGATGACAatatcctacaggatgatcaggtcaATAACACTGAGATCTCTTTAAATATTACATTTAATGACCACAACCTTAACTTTTACATGTAATTTcaaaagaataaaaacaaaaaccaccTGGATTTGTTATATTAACCCTTCGGAGTGGTGACTAGATGATGTTAGAGTGCTCACTGCTATTATTGACtcctaagccccccccccccccttctctatgATCCTTATTTCAGGGGGCaggaccagagctgggctgtttaCCTGCAGTACTTACAGCTGGACTTCCTTTCTCTTAATTCTCTTGAAATGTGAGAAGAGCAcctactcctctctgctatgctatgacatagtgCTAAAGATCGAGAGGAATGATTTACAGTATACtgctatagatggcatgtggggGGAGAAGGGGTTTATTGGTGTACTGGATACAGGGTGCTTGTCTGACACAGTGTGgaccctctggaggaggcagacagactcAGCTTTTATGTGCACAGCACAGGCTCTCTCCTGCatagaaaaaattattatataatgGGTAATTATATAAGATCCAGTCCTCAAGAGACAGTAAGAAAAAGTGGGAAAGGATTAtttgttttccttttctttttcttgtcttattctcctttttctcatcctttccTACTTTTTCTTACTGTCTCTTGAGGACTGGATCTTATATAATTACCCATTAATCATTTTTTCTACGTACCTTTTAGAGCTTGGGGATATAGCCCTTCCCAGTTTACCCAGTTGACCTCGGGCCAGTGACCAAGTGAGCTCCACAATTCTTTATTATGTCTCCTTCGTAGCTCTGATCTGGTTGTTTCATCAATTATTGTTATGAATGGTGAAGTGGAGAACTTGAAGTAGACGGAACCCCTTTATCTTTTCTTGCACatgtatgtaaaaataaaatgtttttagggaagaaaaatgtaaaattccgAATTAAGGTTAATTATTTGGGTCATATTTTGGATCAGGATGAAAATGTCGTAGACCTGAAAATTGAAGTtgttgaggatgatgatgatgaagaagaagaagaagatgatGAAGAAGAAGAAATGGATGTGAGGAGGGAACAGGTGTGTAAGGAAGAGGACATTCCTACTGATATTAGTCCAGGTGAGTAATAGAAAGGAAGTACCCAGAGGAAAGTGATTGTCCTGGCCCCTATTATATTACTGTTTTCCCCTCTCGTCATGTTGTTACCATTTGTTAGTTGCtcgttttatttccttttttttaaacctttgagAGATCGAAATTAAAGAATAATACGGCCCTGTAGGATTCAGCCATAAAGAATGAGAATCTGAACTGCACACGTGACCTAGAGATGATGGGGTATAGAAACCAAAGGGGGGCAGAGAAGGATCCCAGCACCAGAAATAtattaagcattaaaggggttctccactggctaGGGTTCgggactaaatgttccgaacaatgttttcgcgctgcgggggtcggccacaccacCACTtgaagtcacagccacgccccctcaatgaaagtcaatgggagggggcgtgacgccccctcccattgactttcattgagtgggcgtggctgtgacatcatgtggtggtgtggccgacccccgcagcgcgaacaCAGCGTTCTTTACATTTGttcccgaacgctggccagtggagaacccctttaatgtcacacACAGGAGGAACAGGTTTTGTGGCAATGAGGCCTCGGTTCACATCATCATTGGAGGATCTGCTTTGGGCCTCCGTCACCGATCCTTTATAAATATCTGGACACAGATGCTCCGTATGTTAAAGCTGCGATCGAGCCTCCAAAGTATATGTGGAcctaccttaaaggggaactaaaCCCACAGCCCATCCTTGCACTGtcatcaacctatttaaaggggtactccaatggaaaaaaattttttttttaatcaactggtgacataaagttctacagatttgtaaattaatcagATCTtaatagctgctgtatgctccacaggaagttctgtagttctttccagtctgcccaCAGTGTCTACTACTGCCACctgtgtctgtctcaggaactgtccacagcagaaacaaatccccatagcaaacctttccagttttagacagttcctgacatggacagaggtgtcagcagagagcactgtggtcagactggaaaacactacacaacttcctctaaagcatacagcagctgataagtactggaaggatcaagatttttaaatggaagtaattgacaaatctgtttaactgtttggcaccagttgatttaaaagaaaaaaacgttttccatcggagtacccctttaattgtctaaatatcagtcATTAGTTAATCAGTCGTTAGTCAAGAGTTTCCTCTCTTTGCTTGTCACTTaaatgcatgaagtgagggaatgacatcatccagccatccactctgtctcggtccaaatccctctctgaaagcagcccccaccctcatgagagacacagaccatgtggtttctgtcctgcactgatgagtcatgttctctttagtgctgagaactgggaggtgtgtgcagcctcagccagacagacactgaatctctctctctctctgcttcaAAATGGgtgctgctctcagagagtgagctggaCAGCATAGCAGAACTGCAATGATTgccgggagatgtaggcaaggggaggggAGGATGGCAAATAATATCAATCAGCCAGAGAAaatacaacaggggccacaggagccatgcataacAGGCAGGATGGCTTACAGGAAACATGTCCTAGGTGGCAACAAACAAGGAGCTACACAGTGgtctaaaactgtggccctccagatgttgctaaacttcaactcccagtatgtatggATGGCCAAAAGCCGATCTGCCTTCTTCAGagaatccacactgtccctgaaaggtaaatcaaggctttcctctcatctcatcccttttttgcagtggtcttcaaactgcagtcctccagctgctgcaaaacttcaactcccagcatgcccggacagccgttggctgtccgggcatgctgggagttgaagttttgctacatctggaaggccgcagtttgagaccactgccctacaacTCTATCGAGCTATAAAAGTGTCACTAAATTAGAAATATGGACCCTTTAGCATCAGGTAACCCCATTATGGGGTATTCCCTTTTCCATAAGATAGGGGCTGACATGCTGATcattgggggtctgactgctgaggcCCAAAATTGTCCTTGTAATGAATGGTGCACCTGGAAATATTCcccagccccatagagaatgaattgaGCGCaggccgcgcatgcgcagtgcaaCACCATTCATCCTCGGGACAATTTTATCCCTGTTGGAATTGGTggcggtcccagcagttggaccaatCATTATGTTatcgataggggataaaatgacaATACCCCTAAGTCATGTGACCTGGAGaatcctaacactcatttcataaATGCCCCGCTTCGCGTATTTTTCACATACTTTAAGAATTAAAGCTGCTCTACTTTATCTCCAGATGATCACAGCAAACACTCAGGACAAAGCTTCTTCCCATCTTCAGACTTTGAAGGAGACGAGAATAATTTCCCACACGACTATATAGAAGAAAATCAGTTTCTATGTTCTGGATGTGAGAAATGGTTTCCACCGGAATTAAATCTGAAAACTGAAACGAGATCAGAAGAAATCCAACTTCAGTGTTCAGAATGTAGGAAATGTTCAAACCCAAAGTCAGATCTTACTGGACACCAGAGaatccacacaggagagaagccgttttcatgtctGGAATGTAGCCGCAGTTTTACCAAGAAATCACATCTAGATGAACATAAGAAaatccacacaggggagaaactgttcTCTTGTTCCGAATGTGGTAAATCTTTTACCAAGAAATCAAATCTAGTACAACATAAGAAAATCCACACCGGGAAGAAGCCGTATTCCTGCTCTGAATGTGGAAAAAGTTTCACCAAGAAGTATGGTCTAATTAACCATAATTGGACTCACacgggagagaagccattttcatgtcccgATTGTGGAAAATCTTTTACCCAGAAATCAGACCTTGCCAAACATCACAGGACTCACacgggggagaagccattttcatgtttggAATGTGGAAAACGCTTTTCCCAGAAATCAGATCTGATTAAACATCAAAAAATCCACACCGGagaaaagccatattcatg
Proteins encoded in this region:
- the LOC130317330 gene encoding gastrula zinc finger protein XlCGF66.1-like is translated as MSPTTERILELSLEIIYLLTGEDYTVVKKTSGECVAPSRSGGWSRARGPITEPPPPSLIPERNNEQKILELTHKMMELLTGEVPIRCQDVTVYFSMEEWEYIEGHKDLYQDIVMMEDHRPRTSPPDGSRKRNPPERCPAPLDSQNCPRGDDNILQDDQVNNTEISLNITFNDHNLNFYM